From Chloroflexota bacterium, one genomic window encodes:
- a CDS encoding ABC transporter ATP-binding protein — protein MQQAPALVVANIYKQFGASEVKHWLTRRPRPNPKPPVVAVDHVSLDVAEGEIFGLLGANGSGKSTLIRLISTLLIPDSGKIQVFGLDVRNDEKAVKRLINRVSVEASFFKKLSALENLMYAARLYDLKPAYARAECVRILAALGLKEKRLYEPLENMSRGMQQKVAIARGLLTKPRLLLLDEPTTGLDPRSRSDVQRFVRRLRDESGTTVFLTTHDMDEADRLCDRIAIIDAGKIVALDTPQGLKDRIGQQIGKPNATMEDVFMTLTGRSLADEDFMDEDTDYMEHHHEDKAEHSIEGA, from the coding sequence ATGCAGCAAGCACCTGCTTTAGTGGTAGCAAATATTTATAAACAATTCGGCGCGAGTGAAGTCAAACATTGGCTCACTCGTCGCCCGCGTCCTAACCCCAAGCCACCAGTCGTCGCGGTTGATCACGTTAGCCTCGATGTGGCCGAGGGCGAGATTTTTGGCTTATTGGGAGCCAATGGTTCAGGCAAATCAACCTTGATTCGCTTGATCTCAACCTTACTTATTCCCGATTCGGGCAAGATTCAGGTTTTTGGCCTCGATGTGCGCAACGATGAGAAAGCCGTCAAACGCTTAATCAATCGGGTCAGCGTTGAGGCTTCGTTTTTTAAGAAATTGAGCGCCTTAGAAAACTTAATGTACGCCGCCCGTTTGTATGATCTCAAGCCAGCTTATGCTCGCGCCGAATGTGTGCGCATTTTGGCGGCGCTGGGCTTGAAGGAAAAACGCTTGTACGAGCCGCTGGAAAATATGTCACGCGGCATGCAGCAAAAAGTTGCGATCGCTCGTGGCCTGTTGACCAAACCACGGCTCCTGCTGCTTGATGAGCCAACGACTGGGCTTGACCCACGTTCGCGCTCGGATGTGCAGCGCTTTGTGCGGCGTTTGCGTGATGAATCGGGCACAACTGTCTTTTTGACCACCCACGATATGGATGAAGCCGATCGACTTTGCGACCGCATCGCCATTATCGACGCTGGCAAAATTGTGGCTTTGGATACCCCGCAAGGTCTCAAAGATCGCATTGGCCAACAAATTGGCAAGCCCAACGCCACCATGGAAGACGTTTTTATGACTCTCACAGGCCGATCGTTGGCCGACGAAGATTTTATGGACGAAGACACAGACTATATGGAGCATCATCATGAAGACAAAGCTGAACACAGCATCGAAGGAGCGTGA
- a CDS encoding dipeptide epimerase translates to MEWAIYPVELRLRNTFRIAHGASNTRHNVLLNLDDGWGEAAAVAYHGETAAKIQAWLERYRETITSSYDPAAIHWLLAKLDFESRAARAAVDLALHDRLGQQLGVSLRHLLGLNGLELPQTSVTLPIEAPEALRQQALAVAHYPILKVKLGGPADLASVVLIREAAPNSRLRVDANAGWSRETAAQLIPALAELGVELIEQPLAVDDLSGYAQLKSANYGVPIFADEPIKTAADVARWASVVDGVNLKLMKTGGIVGALAAIATARAHDLQVMLGCMIESSIGVSAACALAGLADFVDLDGPLLIANDLATGLNFATATIQPAATPGLGVQIDWTALNNARLETR, encoded by the coding sequence ATGGAATGGGCGATTTATCCGGTTGAACTACGCTTGCGCAACACGTTTCGGATTGCCCACGGAGCTAGCAATACCCGCCATAATGTGTTGTTGAATTTAGATGATGGCTGGGGCGAGGCCGCTGCTGTTGCTTATCACGGCGAAACTGCTGCTAAAATTCAGGCTTGGCTGGAACGGTATCGCGAAACAATCACCAGCAGCTATGATCCAGCGGCAATTCATTGGCTCTTGGCCAAGCTCGATTTTGAGAGCCGTGCCGCCCGCGCTGCTGTCGATTTAGCCTTACATGATCGCTTAGGCCAACAACTTGGTGTGTCGTTGCGCCATCTTTTGGGCTTGAACGGCTTAGAACTCCCGCAAACCTCAGTTACCTTGCCAATTGAAGCGCCTGAAGCCTTGCGCCAACAAGCTTTGGCCGTAGCGCATTATCCAATTCTCAAGGTGAAGTTGGGCGGCCCTGCCGATTTAGCCAGCGTGGTTTTAATTCGCGAAGCCGCGCCCAATAGCCGCCTGCGGGTTGATGCCAATGCTGGTTGGAGCCGTGAAACCGCCGCCCAATTGATTCCGGCGTTGGCTGAATTGGGCGTGGAGTTGATTGAGCAACCGTTGGCAGTTGATGATTTATCAGGCTATGCTCAACTGAAATCTGCCAACTATGGCGTGCCAATTTTTGCCGACGAGCCGATTAAAACGGCGGCTGATGTGGCGCGTTGGGCCAGTGTGGTTGATGGCGTAAACCTCAAGTTGATGAAAACTGGCGGAATTGTCGGGGCGCTCGCAGCGATTGCCACCGCCAGAGCCCATGATTTACAAGTGATGCTTGGGTGTATGATTGAAAGTAGCATCGGGGTTTCAGCGGCCTGTGCTTTGGCCGGCTTGGCCGATTTCGTTGACCTTGATGGGCCATTATTGATCGCCAACGATCTGGCAACAGGATTGAACTTTGCAACCGCTACGATTCAGCCAGCAGCAACGCCAGGTTTAGGCGTGCAAATTGACTGGACAGCACTAAAC
- a CDS encoding C40 family peptidase yields the protein MHPLQTTIDQYAAQFDRRRMTILAAHVEEDNGTVLRGRVLDRSQHAALLALLPNVRDELIVLREQPEHGFATVAFGVLDVRWQATRDSELVTEASFGEGLEVLAHDHEWLQVITSDGYLGWVRRNGVVLHEQPSTYRSAATHVVTSRWLPLWGLEGDQIGLLPWGIRLEIDEFRDGKAFMRSPAGVPGWLEADSLTPVEDLCSVDSAGIEDMLQAIRQLIGVPYLWGGTTSFGFDCSGLAQAAYRWLGVQLPRDADQQSQIGHLISREQVAAGDLLFWGVLRNIEDYRHERINHVSIALDNEWMIHANQRNWSISLDRIDEVHEQVYQAQGNPGLVVIRRIREEQ from the coding sequence ATGCATCCACTTCAAACCACGATTGATCAGTATGCAGCCCAATTTGATCGTCGGCGCATGACGATTTTAGCTGCCCACGTCGAAGAAGACAATGGAACGGTGCTCCGTGGTCGGGTGTTGGATCGCAGCCAGCATGCGGCGTTGTTGGCCTTATTACCAAATGTGCGCGATGAATTAATCGTGCTGCGCGAACAGCCTGAGCATGGCTTTGCAACAGTTGCTTTTGGCGTATTAGATGTGCGCTGGCAGGCCACCCGCGATTCAGAATTGGTGACTGAGGCCAGTTTTGGCGAAGGCTTAGAGGTGCTGGCCCACGATCATGAATGGTTGCAGGTAATTACCAGCGATGGTTATTTGGGCTGGGTACGGCGCAATGGTGTCGTGCTACACGAGCAGCCAAGCACCTATCGGAGTGCTGCAACTCACGTTGTAACCAGCCGTTGGTTGCCATTGTGGGGGTTAGAGGGCGACCAAATTGGCTTATTGCCATGGGGCATTCGGCTCGAAATCGATGAATTTCGTGATGGCAAAGCCTTTATGCGCTCACCTGCGGGCGTGCCAGGTTGGCTTGAAGCCGATTCATTAACGCCGGTTGAAGATTTATGCTCGGTTGATAGCGCTGGCATCGAGGATATGTTGCAGGCAATTCGCCAATTGATTGGTGTGCCCTATTTGTGGGGTGGCACGACCAGTTTTGGCTTTGATTGCTCAGGTTTGGCTCAGGCCGCTTATCGTTGGTTGGGCGTGCAATTACCACGCGACGCTGATCAGCAATCGCAAATCGGTCATTTAATCAGCCGTGAGCAGGTTGCAGCTGGCGATTTGCTGTTTTGGGGCGTGCTGCGCAACATCGAAGATTATCGCCACGAACGGATTAACCATGTTTCGATAGCGCTTGACAACGAGTGGATGATTCATGCAAATCAACGCAATTGGAGCATCTCGCTTGATCGGATTGATGAAGTGCACGAGCAAGTCTATCAAGCGCAAGGTAACCCAGGTTTGGTGGTAATTCGGCGGATTCGTGAGGAGCAGTAG